The following are encoded in a window of Methylicorpusculum oleiharenae genomic DNA:
- a CDS encoding PEGA domain-containing protein, producing the protein MEYLIVNFREDRQVVVDDHFLGSTNQVIELEEGKHRISLAAPYDYQPHEWQIVLVNSTVVQPYELNFV; encoded by the coding sequence ATGGAATACCTGATCGTTAACTTCAGGGAAGATCGACAAGTTGTAGTAGATGATCATTTTCTTGGTTCGACCAATCAGGTGATTGAGCTAGAGGAAGGTAAGCATCGTATCAGCTTGGCCGCTCCCTACGATTACCAGCCTCATGAATGGCAGATTGTTCTTGTAAATTCAACTGTGGTGCAACCCTATGAACTCAACTTTGTTTAA
- a CDS encoding catalase family protein has translation MTTPASRCPFEHIQNPDLEAEQIAETTEITTKLLDKRYPPPKQILRGVHPKSHGCVKATFTINFDIPPELKVGLFAQPGKQFDAIIRFSNASALVEPDTTETEIDPRTNEVVEVEKQGSRGMAIKVLNVGGEVLTDDNGAHNQDFLMINQPMFAFANTEDYLRLDRVLLQDNDVADRFFLPLLIPDSTVSDEQKQRIAKTLNIIKDDIQKTDVGNPLGIQYFSAAPFLFGTNKVMKFSAKPCAEVPPTQSPPRPRPENYLRDALTHTMNEKEPIHFDFMLQVRSENCDFGPDNELIENASSKWEDEFVSVAKITIPRPQPEVDSEENKAHCEKLAFTPWHSLVEHQPIGSINRLRKDVYEASAKHREASVSK, from the coding sequence ATGACAACACCTGCATCAAGATGTCCTTTTGAGCACATTCAAAACCCCGATTTAGAGGCTGAGCAAATTGCTGAAACCACTGAAATCACGACCAAATTACTGGACAAGCGTTATCCCCCACCTAAACAAATACTGCGCGGTGTCCATCCAAAATCACACGGTTGTGTCAAAGCCACCTTCACCATCAATTTTGATATTCCTCCTGAACTTAAAGTGGGTCTGTTTGCTCAACCTGGCAAACAATTCGATGCGATCATTCGTTTTTCCAATGCGTCCGCGCTTGTCGAGCCTGATACTACAGAAACTGAAATTGATCCTAGGACTAATGAAGTAGTAGAGGTAGAAAAGCAGGGTAGCCGAGGTATGGCAATCAAGGTGCTGAATGTAGGCGGCGAAGTGTTAACCGATGATAACGGTGCACATAATCAGGACTTTCTGATGATCAATCAGCCGATGTTTGCCTTTGCCAATACCGAAGATTATTTGCGTCTGGATAGGGTGCTTCTTCAGGATAATGATGTAGCCGATAGGTTTTTTCTTCCTCTATTAATTCCGGATTCCACTGTCAGTGATGAGCAAAAGCAAAGGATCGCCAAGACCCTTAATATCATCAAAGACGATATCCAAAAAACCGATGTAGGAAATCCTTTGGGTATTCAATATTTTAGCGCGGCACCTTTTCTGTTTGGCACGAACAAGGTCATGAAGTTCTCTGCAAAACCTTGTGCTGAAGTCCCGCCTACCCAGTCACCGCCAAGACCCCGGCCGGAAAATTATTTACGTGATGCACTAACGCATACCATGAATGAAAAAGAACCGATTCATTTTGATTTTATGCTGCAGGTACGCAGCGAAAACTGTGATTTTGGACCGGATAATGAGCTTATTGAGAATGCCTCTTCGAAGTGGGAGGACGAATTTGTCAGCGTTGCCAAAATTACCATTCCCAGACCGCAACCTGAAGTCGATTCCGAGGAAAATAAAGCCCACTGCGAGAAACTCGCATTTACTCCCTGGCATTCACTGGTTGAGCATCAACCTATAGGCAGTATTAATCGTCTTCGTAAGGATGTTTATGAGGCATCGGCAAAACACCGAGAAGCAAGTGTCAGCAAATAA